A genome region from Triticum aestivum cultivar Chinese Spring chromosome 2B, IWGSC CS RefSeq v2.1, whole genome shotgun sequence includes the following:
- the LOC123042951 gene encoding NAC domain-containing protein 30-like produces MLAMEHQQEESCVPPGFRFHPTEEELVGYYLARKVAAQKIDLDIIQEVDLYRIEPWDLQERCGGGGRGGRGACQVAEEDQSLSEWYFFSFKDRKYPSGTRTNRATAAGFWKATGRDKPVISSRSRGVIGMRKTLVFYRGRAPNGRKTDWIIHEYRLQTSEHAPTQDEGWVVCRAFQKPAPNQRPSYIFPAYAAAPDLGGYYDARPWLQLHGQGGGDLHYLQSAAGAAAAGGLDVKYSSEDLLDSKQSLFDNIPQLIQSPQTTALLGCGDDAILQQQGQGQTVLGIDWNFLDSLLSTSQLHEYSATAASHLHLEQ; encoded by the exons ATGCTAGCAATGGAGCATCAGCAGGAGGAGTCGTGTGTTCCCCCGGGGTTCAGGTTCCACCCCacggaggaggagctggtggggtACTACCTGGCTCGGAAGGTGGCCGCCCAGAAGATCGACCTCGACATCATCCAGGAGGTGGATCTCTACCGgatcgagccatgggacctccaaG agaggtgcggcggcggcggcaggggaggacgGGGAGCGTGTCAGGTGGCGGAGGAAGATCAGTCGTTGTCGGAGTGGTACTTCTTCAGCTTCAAGGACCGCAAGTATCCGAGCGGCACGCGCACCAACCGCGCCACGGCGGCCGGGTTCTGGAAGGCCACCGGCAGGGACAAGCCGGTGATATCGTCGAGGAGCCGAGGGGTAATCGGCATGAGGAAGACGCTGGTGTTCTACAGGGGCCGGGCACCCAACGGCAGGAAGACCGACTGGATCATCCACGAGTACCGCCTCCAGACCAGCGAGCACGCGCCCACCCAG GACGAAGGTTGGGTGGTGTGCCGGGCGTTCCAGAAGCCGGCGCCGAACCAGAGGCCGTCCTACATCTTCCCCGCGTACGCCGCCGCTCCGGATTTGGGCGGCTATTACGACGCGCGGCCCTGGCTGCAGCTGCACGGCCAAGGTGGCGGTGACCTCCATTACCTGCAGAGCGCCGCTGGCGCTGCCGCAGCCGGCGGCCTCGACGTCAAGTACTCCTCCGAGGACCTGCTGGACTCCAAGCAGAGTCTCTTCGACAATATCCCACAGCTTATCCAGAGCCCGCAGACGACCGCCCTTCTAGGCTGCGGCGACGATGCCATCCTCCAGCAGCAGGGACAGGGACAGACGGTGCTCGGAATCGACTGGAACTTCCTGGACAGCCTGTTGTCCACGTCGCAGCTGCACGAATACTCTGCCACTGCTGCGTCCCATCTGCACCTAGAGCAGTGA
- the LOC123042950 gene encoding NAC domain-containing protein 30: MLAMEQHHEEESCVPPGFRFHPTEEELVGYYLARKVAAQKIDLDIIQEVDLYRIEPWDLQERCGGGRGGRGARQVAAEDEQSSEWYFFSFKDRKYPSGTRTNRATAAGFWKATGRDKPVMSSRSRGVIGMRKTLVFYRGRAPNGRKTDWIIHEYRLQTNEHAPTQEEGWVVCRAFQKPTPNQRASYVFPAYTAAPGLGGYYDPRPWLHGQGGGDLQFLQSAAGAAGAGALGFPGQGAQYSSDELLESKQSLFGNIPQLIESPPTTTSVAGCGDTGYGISQHGEMAAGIDWNFLDSLLSTSQLHEYSATAASQLHLQQ; the protein is encoded by the exons ATGCTAGCAATGGAGCAGCACCATGAGGAGGAGTCGTGTGTCCCCCCTGGGTTTAGGTTCCACCCCACTGAGGAGGAACTGGTGGGGTACTACCTAGCCAGGAAGGTGGCCGCCCAAAAGATCGACCTCGACATCATCCAGGAGGTCGATCTCTACCGGATTGAGCCATGGGACCTCCAAG AGAGGTGCGGTGGCGGCAGGGGAGGACGGGGAGCGCGTCAGGTGGCCGCGGAGGACGAGCAGTCGTCGGAGTGGTACTTCTTCAGCTTCAAGGACCGCAAGTACCCGAGCGGCACCCGCACCAACCGCGCCACGGCGGCCGGGTTCTGGAAGGCCACGGGCCGCGACAAGCCCGTAATGTCGTCGAGGAGCCGAGGGGTAATCGGCATGAGGAAGACGTTGGTGTTCTACCGGGGTCGTGCGCCTAATGGTAGGAAGACCGACTGGATCATCCACGAGTACCGCCTCCAGACAAACGAGCACGCACCCACACAG gAGGAAGGTTGGGTGGTGTGCCGGGCGTTCCAGAAGCCAACCCCGAACCAGAGGGCGTCCTACGTCTTCCCGGCATACACCGCCGCTCCGGGCCTCGGGGGCTACTATGACCCGCGGCCATGGCTGCACGGCCAAGGCGGCGGCGACCTCCAATTCTTGCAGAGCGCCGCTGGTGCTGCCGGAGCCGGCGCACTCGGGTTCCCCGGCCAGGGCGCCCAGTATTCCTCTGACGAGCTGCTGGAGTCCAAGCAGAGTCTCTTCGGCAACATCCCGCAGCTCATCGAGAGCCCACCGACGACAACCTCCGTTGCCGGTTGCGGCGACACCGGCTACGGCATCAGCCAGCATGGAGAGATGGCCGCTGGCATCGACTGGAACTTCCTGGACAGCCTGCTGTCCACGTCTCAGCTCCACGAGTACTCTGCCACTGCTGCGTCACAGCTGCACCTACAGCAGTGA